A portion of the Aphelocoma coerulescens isolate FSJ_1873_10779 chromosome 1, UR_Acoe_1.0, whole genome shotgun sequence genome contains these proteins:
- the RWDD2B gene encoding RWD domain-containing protein 2B isoform X3 produces the protein MANQEEAEIQISEIDLLSSMFPYEEEFAVTDQLALAELKHYVENESAEVPSSKVQFILNIKAEVPNASMVEFSMACALPFKYPTVLPEITVRSSLLSRSQQILLNSDLKTYLMQNFSGEPCMLNAREWVKDHAAAYIDKDLSSSSMTASDATQPQVTTFTRLWIYSHHIYNKQKRKNIIDWAKELSLSGFCMPGKPGVVCVEGLQSSCEEFWSRVRRLTWKRILIRHREDVSLEGGGHAEIQKQRKFPTLEEKCFDAHGARGNHMDLGQLYHFLEEKGCADIFQMYFGVEGH, from the exons ATGGCCAACCAAGAAGAAGCAGAGATACAAATTTCAGAGATAGATTTACTCTCTAGCATGTTTCCTTATGAGGAAGAGTTTGCTGTGACAGACCAACTGGCTCTAGCTGAACTGAAACACTATGTTGAAAATGAGTCTGCAGAGGTGCCGTCGTCAAAAGTTCAGTTCATACTGAACATAAAGGCAGAGGTGCCTAATGCCTCTATG gtgGAATTCTCTATGGCCTGTGCTTTACCATTTAAATATCCGACTGTTCTCCCAGAAATTACTGTGAG gTCATCATTACTAAGCCGCTCTCAGCAGATTCTCCTGAACTCTGATCTAAAAACATATTTGATGCAAAACTTCAGTGGCGAGCCCTGCATGCTGAATGCGAGAGAATGGGTTAAGGACCACGCAGCTGCTTACATCGACAAAGATCTTTCATCTTCCTCAATGACAGCCTCAGATGCCACGCAGCCACAAGTCACCACGTTCACTCGATTGTGGATCTACAGTCATCACATTTACAAcaagcaaaaaagaaagaatattatTGACTGGGCCAAGGAGCTCTCTCTGTCAGGGTTTTGCATGCCAGGGAAACCAGGTGTTGTTTGTGTAGAAGGTTTACAAAGTAGTTGTGAAGAGTTCTGGTCAAG GGTAAGAAGATTAACATGGAAAAGAATTCTTATTCGGCACAgagaagatgtttctttggAAGGTGGAGGACATGCTGAGATACAGAAGCAACGAAAGTTCCCcactttggaagaaaaatgttttgatgCACATGGTGCCAGGGGAAATCATATGGATTTGGGGCAACTATATcattttttagaagaaaaaggatgtGCTGACATATTTCAAATGTACTTTGGGGTTGAAGGGCATTGA
- the RWDD2B gene encoding RWD domain-containing protein 2B isoform X1: MTPPGRAGGNLSPQSRGTTEMANQEEAEIQISEIDLLSSMFPYEEEFAVTDQLALAELKHYVENESAEVPSSKVQFILNIKAEVPNASMVEFSMACALPFKYPTVLPEITVRSSLLSRSQQILLNSDLKTYLMQNFSGEPCMLNAREWVKDHAAAYIDKDLSSSSMTASDATQPQVTTFTRLWIYSHHIYNKQKRKNIIDWAKELSLSGFCMPGKPGVVCVEGLQSSCEEFWSRVRRLTWKRILIRHREDVSLEGGGHAEIQKQRKFPTLEEKCFDAHGARGNHMDLGQLYHFLEEKGCADIFQMYFGVEGH, translated from the exons ATGACTCCACCAGGCAGGGCAGGCGGCAACCTCTCACCTCAATCACGG GGAACAACAGAAATGGCCAACCAAGAAGAAGCAGAGATACAAATTTCAGAGATAGATTTACTCTCTAGCATGTTTCCTTATGAGGAAGAGTTTGCTGTGACAGACCAACTGGCTCTAGCTGAACTGAAACACTATGTTGAAAATGAGTCTGCAGAGGTGCCGTCGTCAAAAGTTCAGTTCATACTGAACATAAAGGCAGAGGTGCCTAATGCCTCTATG gtgGAATTCTCTATGGCCTGTGCTTTACCATTTAAATATCCGACTGTTCTCCCAGAAATTACTGTGAG gTCATCATTACTAAGCCGCTCTCAGCAGATTCTCCTGAACTCTGATCTAAAAACATATTTGATGCAAAACTTCAGTGGCGAGCCCTGCATGCTGAATGCGAGAGAATGGGTTAAGGACCACGCAGCTGCTTACATCGACAAAGATCTTTCATCTTCCTCAATGACAGCCTCAGATGCCACGCAGCCACAAGTCACCACGTTCACTCGATTGTGGATCTACAGTCATCACATTTACAAcaagcaaaaaagaaagaatattatTGACTGGGCCAAGGAGCTCTCTCTGTCAGGGTTTTGCATGCCAGGGAAACCAGGTGTTGTTTGTGTAGAAGGTTTACAAAGTAGTTGTGAAGAGTTCTGGTCAAG GGTAAGAAGATTAACATGGAAAAGAATTCTTATTCGGCACAgagaagatgtttctttggAAGGTGGAGGACATGCTGAGATACAGAAGCAACGAAAGTTCCCcactttggaagaaaaatgttttgatgCACATGGTGCCAGGGGAAATCATATGGATTTGGGGCAACTATATcattttttagaagaaaaaggatgtGCTGACATATTTCAAATGTACTTTGGGGTTGAAGGGCATTGA
- the RWDD2B gene encoding RWD domain-containing protein 2B isoform X2 translates to MILGTTEMANQEEAEIQISEIDLLSSMFPYEEEFAVTDQLALAELKHYVENESAEVPSSKVQFILNIKAEVPNASMVEFSMACALPFKYPTVLPEITVRSSLLSRSQQILLNSDLKTYLMQNFSGEPCMLNAREWVKDHAAAYIDKDLSSSSMTASDATQPQVTTFTRLWIYSHHIYNKQKRKNIIDWAKELSLSGFCMPGKPGVVCVEGLQSSCEEFWSRVRRLTWKRILIRHREDVSLEGGGHAEIQKQRKFPTLEEKCFDAHGARGNHMDLGQLYHFLEEKGCADIFQMYFGVEGH, encoded by the exons atgatcctt GGAACAACAGAAATGGCCAACCAAGAAGAAGCAGAGATACAAATTTCAGAGATAGATTTACTCTCTAGCATGTTTCCTTATGAGGAAGAGTTTGCTGTGACAGACCAACTGGCTCTAGCTGAACTGAAACACTATGTTGAAAATGAGTCTGCAGAGGTGCCGTCGTCAAAAGTTCAGTTCATACTGAACATAAAGGCAGAGGTGCCTAATGCCTCTATG gtgGAATTCTCTATGGCCTGTGCTTTACCATTTAAATATCCGACTGTTCTCCCAGAAATTACTGTGAG gTCATCATTACTAAGCCGCTCTCAGCAGATTCTCCTGAACTCTGATCTAAAAACATATTTGATGCAAAACTTCAGTGGCGAGCCCTGCATGCTGAATGCGAGAGAATGGGTTAAGGACCACGCAGCTGCTTACATCGACAAAGATCTTTCATCTTCCTCAATGACAGCCTCAGATGCCACGCAGCCACAAGTCACCACGTTCACTCGATTGTGGATCTACAGTCATCACATTTACAAcaagcaaaaaagaaagaatattatTGACTGGGCCAAGGAGCTCTCTCTGTCAGGGTTTTGCATGCCAGGGAAACCAGGTGTTGTTTGTGTAGAAGGTTTACAAAGTAGTTGTGAAGAGTTCTGGTCAAG GGTAAGAAGATTAACATGGAAAAGAATTCTTATTCGGCACAgagaagatgtttctttggAAGGTGGAGGACATGCTGAGATACAGAAGCAACGAAAGTTCCCcactttggaagaaaaatgttttgatgCACATGGTGCCAGGGGAAATCATATGGATTTGGGGCAACTATATcattttttagaagaaaaaggatgtGCTGACATATTTCAAATGTACTTTGGGGTTGAAGGGCATTGA